A single genomic interval of Cucumis sativus cultivar 9930 chromosome 5, Cucumber_9930_V3, whole genome shotgun sequence harbors:
- the LOC101205434 gene encoding uncharacterized protein LOC101205434 isoform X1 produces the protein MRKNCNITLKDSVEGYLRNNSTVSLGRNYAPLASRPGFCSDTLDGQPLNTNGYMFGGQNFQTEHSQQAFLGENTGYDPHFLMLRGLSVLKSHQEYAPVDSPTLTTNSERSEITEVSTDFNFLGGSQQLVRGQQQFDTSQFHSMQQSTYNDMQLLQQQMMFKQVQDIHRQQQLQQFDDARQQGSQSQISAFTRQSTGAQYPSYINGTSIPDSSEMFMNRAHLGASSAAQGVYNQLMFSHEKGQSFHSSVLVPQQLDESNYRAPISSGRGSMGQYSQLQGIDRDRFLKPTMQPVFSSSSVGNVNTGSAGHFALPQMGRSRQGFQAKSLFDQIPNQGLDAGMRSDIIPQRTSLQANGSFAEFQGGQGGAGWLGSTQQKVTQLDASQYFVPLDPIEQKILYNMDHNMWDTSLGKCTNVSNGGFENNLVHSDFSDAFPSIQSGSWSALMQSAVAEASSSDTGIQEEWSGLTFQNTELSTENQHSNIVDSKKEQSAWYENSLHSASSLSSRPYANFNDSGMSSSFPGFQQSGIQPSLEQTEHLCPEDSHELNQNSSEKVVGWLDNKSAQKRIGGQSQHVQPHEHLNKSLTSQLYEQPEYDRPPQQIATSHDNVDQSHGKPQGRANEVSHNQRDYSDFRHLENMKHVNTSMNSEENDIMRKNNSQISDDPTVLQNTFDKAGDSFIDKLQQKGNYRDQYMSKQLSSQGQGHFQQSYLYDASSNDVNSGKFTGFQRNLKPSDGTPRGNLDASTNFFRSTGSNGRTPYNQTSENVNGHLQNVDQSKENSAISHYSPIGSSPLSMMAEAEFPNPSVSQHPNQSPSQGFPMRLLHPSQQLPYLNKVSSSQGLLQLSSTLDTRPVNSGFVEKNQTLLASSSPIQSMPPSQNVHWDEKSHCLGEAEAATSLFQPPHFVSDENQGQFASGAPAVRLSPQASLPSAASRYPQYGLSSSQDTSRHTNSNISGKQYPVFEALPISQPLSTSRLGQQGGLLARQQNVWLNNTFQQNNAYTEGNKIGSLNNTLEATSLVPLGINDQTSEKCGLQLLESDTIPTNSQDYDHKDEIPGQRTKSDVYNTLLADGVARKIASTNAFPSGLLLANPHQQDFNSVQIEGKNLAACEGDLAYDNFSKLPHVGQQYAPQKVKLMKNVEAEPKGVQDAQHVTIMSKENSAREDAKQGFASEMNSLPSENRKMLNLLAGGAREDYNVKFLSENPLNACSTGFTSDGQSEAVSEFNRKNMEGNNEENSQTSSLSASSWFKFRNEQLHAKHPGGHFSLLKPLDNFCKQSSLGGIDSSDVSLSGKVWSTAAKTTVATDLTVPYGLPSTVTVETGAILRPKKRKLDSSELQPWHLEIQGSQRIVNISVAEQDWAENTSRLTEKMVNEVEMIEDVMLRSKRRLIVTTQLLQQLVCPAPSSILSADASSVYDSVIYLILRASLGDTCSLMCGQTDFHVSTLDSRNVMSEDTVKCTDDKYIEKTMERFYGRAGKLESDLQRLDRTASIVDLMVECQDLERFSVINRFAKFHIRQAELSGNASSNGLVTLAPKSCPQRYVTVHPIPNHLPEGVQCVSL, from the exons ATGCGAAAAAACTGTAACATTACTCTGAAAG ATTCTGTGGAAGGATACCTGAGAAACAATTCGACTGTGTCATTAGGCAGAAACTACGCACCACTGGCTTCAAGACCTGGTTTCTGCAGTGATACCTTGGATGGCCAACCACTGAATACGAATGGCTATATGTTTGGAGGGCAAAATTTCCAAACAGAGCACTCTCAGCAAGCATTCTTGGGTGAAAATACTGGCTATGATCCACATTTCTTGATGCTGAGAGGCTTGTCTGTCCTAAAATCACATCAAGAATATGCACCAGTAGACAGTCCAACCCTGACAACTAATTCTGAGAGGTCTGAAATCACTGAAGTGTCAACTGACTTCAACTTTCTTGGAGGATCGCAGCAACTTGTGAGGGGTCAGCAACAATTCGATACTTCTCAATTTCATTCAATGCAGCAGTCTACATACAATGATATGCAGTTGCTGCAGCAGCAAATGATGTTCAAGCAGGTGCAAGATATTCATAGGCAGCAGCAACTACAGCAATTTGATGATGCAAGGCAGCAGGGTTCTCAAAGTCAGATATCTGCTTTCACTAGACAGTCTACAGGAGCTCAATACCCGTCCTATATTAATGGAACTTCTATCCCCGATTCATCAGAAATGTTCATGAACAGGGCACATCTAGGTGCATCTTCTGCAGCGCAAGGAGTTTATAACCAACTAATGTTTTCTCACGAGAAAGGGCAATCTTTTCATTCGTCAGTGTTGGTTCCCCAGCAGCTTGATGAATCTAATTATAGAGCACCTATCTCCAGTGGGCGGGGTAGCATGGGTCAATATTCTCAGCTACAGGGAATTGATCGTGATCGATTCTTGAAGCCTACTATGCAGCCAGTCTTCAGTAGCTCCTCTGTTGGTAATGTAAATACTGGTTCTGCAGGCCATTTTGCCTTGCCCCAAATGGGGAGATCCAGACAAGGCTTTCAAGCGAAAAGTTTATTTGACCAAATTCCAAATCAAGGTTTGGATGCCGGAATGAGATCAGATATCATCCCGCAAAGGACTTCCTTGCAAGCAAATGGATCATTTGCTGAATTTCAAGGTGGGCAAGGTGGAGCTGGTTGGCTTGGTTCAACACAGCAAAAAGTCACTCAACTGGATGCATCTCAGTATTTTGTTCCCTTGGATCCGattgaacaaaaaattttatataatatggatCACAATATGTGGGATACTTCTTTGGGAAAATGTACAAATGTCAGCAATGGAGGTTTTGAAAATAACCTAGTACATTCAGATTTCTCAGATGCATTTCCTTCAATTCAGAGTGGGAGCTGGAGTGCTCTTATGCAGTCAGCTGTAGCAGAGGCTTCTAGTAGTGATACTGGGATACAGGAGGAATGGAGTGGATTAACTTTTCAGAATACTGAACTGTCAACTGAAAATCAGCATTCAAACATAGTGGATAGTAAAAAGGAGCAATCAGCTTGGTACGAAAACAGCTTGCACAGTGCATCTTCTTTAAGTTCAAGGCCATATGCGAACTTCAACGATTCTGGTATGAGTTCTAGCTTTCCTGGGTTTCAGCAGTCAGGCATCCAACCATCTCTTGAGCAAACAGAGCATCTTTGTCCAGAAGATTCTCATGaactaaatcaaaattctTCTGAAAAAGTGGTTGGATGGCTAGACAATAAGAGTGCACAAAAGAGAATTGGTGGCCAATCTCAACATGTTCAACCACACGAGCATTTAAACAAGAGCTTGACAAGTCAGTTGTATGAGCAACCTGAATATGACAGACCACCTCAGCAGATAGCAACATCTCATGACAATGTTGATCAATCACATGGAAAACCACAAG GACGAGCCAATGAAGTCTCACACAATCAAAGGGATTATAGTGATTTTAGGCACCTTGAAAATATGAAGCATGTGAACACATCCATGAACAGCGAGGAAAACGACATCATGAGGAAGAATAATAGTCAGATAAGCGATGATCCAACTGTTCTACAAAATACTTTTGACAAAGCAGGTGACTCATTTATTGACAAGCTTCAGCAGAAAGGTAACTACCGTGACCAGTATATGTCAAAACAATTAAGCTCTCAAGGGCAGGGTCATTTTCAACAGTCGTATCTTTATGATGCTTCTTCCAACGATGTGAACTCGGGGAAG TTTACTGGTTTCCAGAGAAATTTAAAACCTTCAGATGGTACTCCAAGGGGCAATCTGGATGCCTCTACCAACTTCTTCAGATCAACGGGCTCAAATGGCCGAACTCCTTACAACCAAACAAG TGAAAATGTGAATGGCCATCTTCAAAATGTCGATCAGTCTAAGGAAAATAGTGCCATCTCCCATTATAGCCCTATTGGTTCTAGTCCCTTATCTATGATGGCTGAGGCAGAGTTTCCAAATCCCTCTGTTTCTCAACATCCCAATCAGTCCCCATCTCAAGGGTTTCCTATGAGATTGCTCCATCCATCTCAACAACTGCCATATTTAAATAAGGTCTCTTCATCTCAAGGTCTACTTCAGTTATCAAGCACTCTGGATACAAGACCGGTAAATTCTGGCTTTGtagagaaaaatcaaactctgTTAGCATCCTCATCCCCTATTCAGTCTATGCCTCCTTCACAAAATGTACATTGGGATGAAAAGTCGCATTGTTTGGGGGAGGCAGAAGCTGCTACATCATTATTCCAGCCGCCTCATTTTGTATCAGATGAAAATCAAGGGCAATTTGCTTCTGGTGCACCCGCAGTACGGTTGTCTCCACAGGCTTCATTGCCAAGTGCTGCTTCCAGATATCCACAATACGGCCTGTCTTCCTCTCAAGATACATCTCGACACACCAACAGCAATATAAGTGGAAAACAGTATCCGGTTTTCGAGGCCCTGCCTATCTCTCAGCCTTTATCCACGTCAAGATTAGGCCAACAGGGTGGATTGTTGGCGAGGCAGCAAAATGTTTGGTTAAATAACACATTCCAGCAAAATAATGCATATACGGAAGGTAATAAGATCGGTTCATTAAACAATACTCTTGAGGCAACTTCATTGGTTCCACTGGGAATCAACGATCAAACTTCCGAAAAATGTGGACTCCAATTACTGGAATCTGACACGATTCCTACAAATTCACAGGATTATGACCATAAGGATGAGATACCAGGGCAGAGGACTAAATCTGATGTATATAATACTTTATTGGCAGATGGGGTGGCAAGGAAGATAGCCAGTACAAATGCTTTTCCCTCTGGCTTATTATTGGCCAATCCACATCAGCAAGATTTTAATAGTGTACAAATTGAAGGCAAAAATTTAGCTGCCTGTGAAGGAGATTTGGCATATGATAACTTTTCTAAATTGCCTCACGTTGGTCAACAATATGCTCCACAAAAAGTTAAACTAATGAAGAATGTGGAGGCTGAGCCAAAGGGAGTTCAAGATGCTCAGCATGTAACAATTATGTCAAAAGAGAATTCAGCAAGAGAAGATGCAAAGCAAGGTTTTGCATCGGAGATGAACTCATTGCCAtctgaaaatagaaaaatgctAAACCTGTTGGCAGGGGGAGCAAGAGAAGATTATAATGTGAAATTTTTGTCTGAGAATCCACTAAATGCATGTTCAACAGGTTTTACGTCAGATGGCCAAAGTGAGGCTGTGAgtgaatttaatagaaaaaatatggaaggtaataatgaagaaaattctCAGACCAGTTCACTGTCTGCGTCTTCGTGGTTTAAGTTCAGAAATGAGCAGCTGCACGCAAAGCATCCTGGTGGACACTTCTCTCTCTTGAAGCCTTTGGATAATTTTTGCAAACAGTCTTCTCTGGGTGGAATAGATTCTTCAGATGTTAGTCTGAGCGGTAAAGTTTGGTCAACTGCTGCTAAAACCACAGTGGCAACTGACTTAACAGTCCCTTATGGATTGCCTTCTACTGTCACTGTTGAAACTGGGGCCATTTTGAGACCTAAAAAGCGTAAACTTGACTCATCTGAGCTTCAACCATGGCATCTCGAAATCCAAGGTTCTCAAAGGATTGTGAATATCAG TGTGGCAGAACAAGACTGGGCTGAAAACACAAGCCGGCTGACAGAAAAA ATGGTAAATGAAGTTGAGATGATTGAAGATGTGATGCTTCGATCGAAGAGAAGGCTTATTGTGACAACACAGCTGTTGCAGCAGTTAGTTTGTCCTGCACCATCATCTATCCTCTCAGCGGATGCCTCTTCCGTCTATGATAGCGTGATATACCTTATCTTAAGAGCGTCATTAGGGGATACGTGCAGCCTGATGTGTGGACAAACTGATTTTCATGTTTCCACTCTCGATAGCCGAAATGT AATGTCCGAGGATACTGTTAAATGTACTGATGATAAGTACATAGAGAAGACTATGGAAAGATTCTACGGCAGAGCTGGGAAACTGGAAAGTGACCTGCAAAG ATTGGACAGGACAGCTTCCATTGTGGACTTGATGGTTGAATGCCAAGATTTGGAACGATTTTCTGTGATTAATCGTTTTGCAAAGTTTCACATACGTCAAGCTGAACTCTCTGGAAATGCATCTTCAAATGGATTAGTTACATTGGCACCAAAATCGTGTCCCCAAAGATATGTCACTGTACACCCCATTCCTAATCATCTTCCAGAGGGTGTACAATGTGTTTCACTGTAG
- the LOC101205434 gene encoding uncharacterized protein LOC101205434 isoform X2 gives MRKNCNITLKDSVEGYLRNNSTVSLGRNYAPLASRPGFCSDTLDGQPLNTNGYMFGGQNFQTEHSQQAFLGENTGYDPHFLMLRGLSVLKSHQEYAPVDSPTLTTNSERSEITEVSTDFNFLGGSQQLVRGQQQFDTSQFHSMQQSTYNDMQLLQQQMMFKQVQDIHRQQQLQQFDDARQQGSQSQISAFTRQSTGAQYPSYINGTSIPDSSEMFMNRAHLGASSAAQGVYNQLMFSHEKGQSFHSSVLVPQQLDESNYRAPISSGRGSMGQYSQLQGIDRDRFLKPTMQPVFSSSSVGNVNTGSAGHFALPQMGRSRQGFQAKSLFDQIPNQGLDAGMRSDIIPQRTSLQANGSFAEFQGGQGGAGWLGSTQQKVTQLDASQYFVPLDPIEQKILYNMDHNMWDTSLGKCTNVSNGGFENNLVHSDFSDAFPSIQSGSWSALMQSAVAEASSSDTGIQEEWSGLTFQNTELSTENQHSNIVDSKKEQSAWYENSLHSASSLSSRPYANFNDSGMSSSFPGFQQSGIQPSLEQTEHLCPEDSHELNQNSSEKVVGWLDNKSAQKRIGGQSQHVQPHEHLNKSLTSQLYEQPEYDRPPQQIATSHDNVDQSHGKPQGRANEVSHNQRDYSDFRHLENMKHVNTSMNSEENDIMRKNNSQISDDPTVLQNTFDKAGDSFIDKLQQKGNYRDQYMSKQLSSQGQGHFQQSYLYDASSNDVNSGKRNLKPSDGTPRGNLDASTNFFRSTGSNGRTPYNQTSENVNGHLQNVDQSKENSAISHYSPIGSSPLSMMAEAEFPNPSVSQHPNQSPSQGFPMRLLHPSQQLPYLNKVSSSQGLLQLSSTLDTRPVNSGFVEKNQTLLASSSPIQSMPPSQNVHWDEKSHCLGEAEAATSLFQPPHFVSDENQGQFASGAPAVRLSPQASLPSAASRYPQYGLSSSQDTSRHTNSNISGKQYPVFEALPISQPLSTSRLGQQGGLLARQQNVWLNNTFQQNNAYTEGNKIGSLNNTLEATSLVPLGINDQTSEKCGLQLLESDTIPTNSQDYDHKDEIPGQRTKSDVYNTLLADGVARKIASTNAFPSGLLLANPHQQDFNSVQIEGKNLAACEGDLAYDNFSKLPHVGQQYAPQKVKLMKNVEAEPKGVQDAQHVTIMSKENSAREDAKQGFASEMNSLPSENRKMLNLLAGGAREDYNVKFLSENPLNACSTGFTSDGQSEAVSEFNRKNMEGNNEENSQTSSLSASSWFKFRNEQLHAKHPGGHFSLLKPLDNFCKQSSLGGIDSSDVSLSGKVWSTAAKTTVATDLTVPYGLPSTVTVETGAILRPKKRKLDSSELQPWHLEIQGSQRIVNISVAEQDWAENTSRLTEKMVNEVEMIEDVMLRSKRRLIVTTQLLQQLVCPAPSSILSADASSVYDSVIYLILRASLGDTCSLMCGQTDFHVSTLDSRNVMSEDTVKCTDDKYIEKTMERFYGRAGKLESDLQRLDRTASIVDLMVECQDLERFSVINRFAKFHIRQAELSGNASSNGLVTLAPKSCPQRYVTVHPIPNHLPEGVQCVSL, from the exons ATGCGAAAAAACTGTAACATTACTCTGAAAG ATTCTGTGGAAGGATACCTGAGAAACAATTCGACTGTGTCATTAGGCAGAAACTACGCACCACTGGCTTCAAGACCTGGTTTCTGCAGTGATACCTTGGATGGCCAACCACTGAATACGAATGGCTATATGTTTGGAGGGCAAAATTTCCAAACAGAGCACTCTCAGCAAGCATTCTTGGGTGAAAATACTGGCTATGATCCACATTTCTTGATGCTGAGAGGCTTGTCTGTCCTAAAATCACATCAAGAATATGCACCAGTAGACAGTCCAACCCTGACAACTAATTCTGAGAGGTCTGAAATCACTGAAGTGTCAACTGACTTCAACTTTCTTGGAGGATCGCAGCAACTTGTGAGGGGTCAGCAACAATTCGATACTTCTCAATTTCATTCAATGCAGCAGTCTACATACAATGATATGCAGTTGCTGCAGCAGCAAATGATGTTCAAGCAGGTGCAAGATATTCATAGGCAGCAGCAACTACAGCAATTTGATGATGCAAGGCAGCAGGGTTCTCAAAGTCAGATATCTGCTTTCACTAGACAGTCTACAGGAGCTCAATACCCGTCCTATATTAATGGAACTTCTATCCCCGATTCATCAGAAATGTTCATGAACAGGGCACATCTAGGTGCATCTTCTGCAGCGCAAGGAGTTTATAACCAACTAATGTTTTCTCACGAGAAAGGGCAATCTTTTCATTCGTCAGTGTTGGTTCCCCAGCAGCTTGATGAATCTAATTATAGAGCACCTATCTCCAGTGGGCGGGGTAGCATGGGTCAATATTCTCAGCTACAGGGAATTGATCGTGATCGATTCTTGAAGCCTACTATGCAGCCAGTCTTCAGTAGCTCCTCTGTTGGTAATGTAAATACTGGTTCTGCAGGCCATTTTGCCTTGCCCCAAATGGGGAGATCCAGACAAGGCTTTCAAGCGAAAAGTTTATTTGACCAAATTCCAAATCAAGGTTTGGATGCCGGAATGAGATCAGATATCATCCCGCAAAGGACTTCCTTGCAAGCAAATGGATCATTTGCTGAATTTCAAGGTGGGCAAGGTGGAGCTGGTTGGCTTGGTTCAACACAGCAAAAAGTCACTCAACTGGATGCATCTCAGTATTTTGTTCCCTTGGATCCGattgaacaaaaaattttatataatatggatCACAATATGTGGGATACTTCTTTGGGAAAATGTACAAATGTCAGCAATGGAGGTTTTGAAAATAACCTAGTACATTCAGATTTCTCAGATGCATTTCCTTCAATTCAGAGTGGGAGCTGGAGTGCTCTTATGCAGTCAGCTGTAGCAGAGGCTTCTAGTAGTGATACTGGGATACAGGAGGAATGGAGTGGATTAACTTTTCAGAATACTGAACTGTCAACTGAAAATCAGCATTCAAACATAGTGGATAGTAAAAAGGAGCAATCAGCTTGGTACGAAAACAGCTTGCACAGTGCATCTTCTTTAAGTTCAAGGCCATATGCGAACTTCAACGATTCTGGTATGAGTTCTAGCTTTCCTGGGTTTCAGCAGTCAGGCATCCAACCATCTCTTGAGCAAACAGAGCATCTTTGTCCAGAAGATTCTCATGaactaaatcaaaattctTCTGAAAAAGTGGTTGGATGGCTAGACAATAAGAGTGCACAAAAGAGAATTGGTGGCCAATCTCAACATGTTCAACCACACGAGCATTTAAACAAGAGCTTGACAAGTCAGTTGTATGAGCAACCTGAATATGACAGACCACCTCAGCAGATAGCAACATCTCATGACAATGTTGATCAATCACATGGAAAACCACAAG GACGAGCCAATGAAGTCTCACACAATCAAAGGGATTATAGTGATTTTAGGCACCTTGAAAATATGAAGCATGTGAACACATCCATGAACAGCGAGGAAAACGACATCATGAGGAAGAATAATAGTCAGATAAGCGATGATCCAACTGTTCTACAAAATACTTTTGACAAAGCAGGTGACTCATTTATTGACAAGCTTCAGCAGAAAGGTAACTACCGTGACCAGTATATGTCAAAACAATTAAGCTCTCAAGGGCAGGGTCATTTTCAACAGTCGTATCTTTATGATGCTTCTTCCAACGATGTGAACTCGGGGAAG AGAAATTTAAAACCTTCAGATGGTACTCCAAGGGGCAATCTGGATGCCTCTACCAACTTCTTCAGATCAACGGGCTCAAATGGCCGAACTCCTTACAACCAAACAAG TGAAAATGTGAATGGCCATCTTCAAAATGTCGATCAGTCTAAGGAAAATAGTGCCATCTCCCATTATAGCCCTATTGGTTCTAGTCCCTTATCTATGATGGCTGAGGCAGAGTTTCCAAATCCCTCTGTTTCTCAACATCCCAATCAGTCCCCATCTCAAGGGTTTCCTATGAGATTGCTCCATCCATCTCAACAACTGCCATATTTAAATAAGGTCTCTTCATCTCAAGGTCTACTTCAGTTATCAAGCACTCTGGATACAAGACCGGTAAATTCTGGCTTTGtagagaaaaatcaaactctgTTAGCATCCTCATCCCCTATTCAGTCTATGCCTCCTTCACAAAATGTACATTGGGATGAAAAGTCGCATTGTTTGGGGGAGGCAGAAGCTGCTACATCATTATTCCAGCCGCCTCATTTTGTATCAGATGAAAATCAAGGGCAATTTGCTTCTGGTGCACCCGCAGTACGGTTGTCTCCACAGGCTTCATTGCCAAGTGCTGCTTCCAGATATCCACAATACGGCCTGTCTTCCTCTCAAGATACATCTCGACACACCAACAGCAATATAAGTGGAAAACAGTATCCGGTTTTCGAGGCCCTGCCTATCTCTCAGCCTTTATCCACGTCAAGATTAGGCCAACAGGGTGGATTGTTGGCGAGGCAGCAAAATGTTTGGTTAAATAACACATTCCAGCAAAATAATGCATATACGGAAGGTAATAAGATCGGTTCATTAAACAATACTCTTGAGGCAACTTCATTGGTTCCACTGGGAATCAACGATCAAACTTCCGAAAAATGTGGACTCCAATTACTGGAATCTGACACGATTCCTACAAATTCACAGGATTATGACCATAAGGATGAGATACCAGGGCAGAGGACTAAATCTGATGTATATAATACTTTATTGGCAGATGGGGTGGCAAGGAAGATAGCCAGTACAAATGCTTTTCCCTCTGGCTTATTATTGGCCAATCCACATCAGCAAGATTTTAATAGTGTACAAATTGAAGGCAAAAATTTAGCTGCCTGTGAAGGAGATTTGGCATATGATAACTTTTCTAAATTGCCTCACGTTGGTCAACAATATGCTCCACAAAAAGTTAAACTAATGAAGAATGTGGAGGCTGAGCCAAAGGGAGTTCAAGATGCTCAGCATGTAACAATTATGTCAAAAGAGAATTCAGCAAGAGAAGATGCAAAGCAAGGTTTTGCATCGGAGATGAACTCATTGCCAtctgaaaatagaaaaatgctAAACCTGTTGGCAGGGGGAGCAAGAGAAGATTATAATGTGAAATTTTTGTCTGAGAATCCACTAAATGCATGTTCAACAGGTTTTACGTCAGATGGCCAAAGTGAGGCTGTGAgtgaatttaatagaaaaaatatggaaggtaataatgaagaaaattctCAGACCAGTTCACTGTCTGCGTCTTCGTGGTTTAAGTTCAGAAATGAGCAGCTGCACGCAAAGCATCCTGGTGGACACTTCTCTCTCTTGAAGCCTTTGGATAATTTTTGCAAACAGTCTTCTCTGGGTGGAATAGATTCTTCAGATGTTAGTCTGAGCGGTAAAGTTTGGTCAACTGCTGCTAAAACCACAGTGGCAACTGACTTAACAGTCCCTTATGGATTGCCTTCTACTGTCACTGTTGAAACTGGGGCCATTTTGAGACCTAAAAAGCGTAAACTTGACTCATCTGAGCTTCAACCATGGCATCTCGAAATCCAAGGTTCTCAAAGGATTGTGAATATCAG TGTGGCAGAACAAGACTGGGCTGAAAACACAAGCCGGCTGACAGAAAAA ATGGTAAATGAAGTTGAGATGATTGAAGATGTGATGCTTCGATCGAAGAGAAGGCTTATTGTGACAACACAGCTGTTGCAGCAGTTAGTTTGTCCTGCACCATCATCTATCCTCTCAGCGGATGCCTCTTCCGTCTATGATAGCGTGATATACCTTATCTTAAGAGCGTCATTAGGGGATACGTGCAGCCTGATGTGTGGACAAACTGATTTTCATGTTTCCACTCTCGATAGCCGAAATGT AATGTCCGAGGATACTGTTAAATGTACTGATGATAAGTACATAGAGAAGACTATGGAAAGATTCTACGGCAGAGCTGGGAAACTGGAAAGTGACCTGCAAAG ATTGGACAGGACAGCTTCCATTGTGGACTTGATGGTTGAATGCCAAGATTTGGAACGATTTTCTGTGATTAATCGTTTTGCAAAGTTTCACATACGTCAAGCTGAACTCTCTGGAAATGCATCTTCAAATGGATTAGTTACATTGGCACCAAAATCGTGTCCCCAAAGATATGTCACTGTACACCCCATTCCTAATCATCTTCCAGAGGGTGTACAATGTGTTTCACTGTAG